In Lactiplantibacillus pentosus, the sequence GTACCTGTTTAGCCGCTGATAAAGTCTGGCTAGCTGATTTCAAGGCCGCGGTTTTAGCGTTTGCGTTCGCAGTCGCAGTAGCGAGGGTGGCACTGGTAGCTTGAACGCGAGCTTTAGCATTATCAAGGACCTTTTGTTGGGCAGCTTGAGCATCCGCTAAATTGGCTAATTCTGACTTGATCTTAGCGAGGCTGGTTGTATCGTTCGCTAGCTTAGTCTTTAGGCTGTTCAATTTGTTATTAAGTGCCGTCATTTGGCTGGCGAATTGCGTCTGCTTTGTCTTTGCTGCATTTAGTGCAGATTGTGCATTAGTAGCGTCTTGGCGTGCTGTTGCAAGAGTGTCATTGGCAGCAGTCAAACTAGCTTTGGCGTTGTTCAAGTTGATTTGTGCGGTGTTTTGAGCTGCTTGTGCGATAGCCAAGCTTTGATTAAGATGTGTGACAGTTGGTGCACTTGCAATTGGAGTTGTATCAGGAGTTGTCCCATGAATATTAGCGTCAGCACGAGTAGTTAAGTGAAGGTGACCAAATTTGTCAAATGCAATCCCCATATAGTACTGATTTGGATAAGAGTCTGACTCCTTTGAACCGCCCATTAAAGCGTAAAAATGGCCCCAGCTATTCGGACCACCATCACCAAAAAGCATCAATACCAAATCCTCGTATAGTTGCTCCTTAATTTCAGCCAGTGTAATTGTTCCATTAACCTTGATACCGTTATTGATTGCGGTCTCACCGAGTTCCTCACCCATCCACGTGTATGAACCTGTATCGTCGATGATTCCAACATGGTACTTGGCTGCAATGTCATCAATTTCTGAGCCAAGATGAGTCGGTGTTGCGGCAATATTAACATTTTCATCGGAATAGACTTGTGCTGCATCACTAGCAAGAACCATATCGATAGTCTGTGTCTTCAATTCGTTATTATCACCGCGCCAAATGCGACGAGCTTGATTGACAATGTTGAGTGCATAATTTACTAACTCTTCGTACTGTTTTTTAGTTAATTGATTGATATTAGTAAACTTAGTATTATCGTCTGGTGCTGTGCTGCTGAACGGATTGTTCAAATAGGTCACTCCAAGGAATTCCCGGCCATATACAACCCACTTCTTGTAATAAGCCTCATATTCTGCATCAGTCATTGCCACAATTTGGTCTCCCGGAACTAAGCCGTTAACAGCTTTTTCCCACCCCACTTTATCAACCTTTAATGTTGGCATAGCAGCAAGCTGACTTTGTAAATCAGCAACAGCCTGTTGGCGTTGGTTTAACGTGGTTTGGGCGTTACTTTGCACTGTGGTTGCTGAGTTGACATTGTTTTGAGCTTGAGAAACTGCGTTATTGGCCGTAGTAACGTTGGTTGTCTTGTTGGCAACGTCTTTATCCGCATTAGCCTTGTTGGTTGTCGTTTGAGATAACGACTGTTGCGTATCTGAAATGTTTTGTTTCCCTTGATCAATTGCAGTTTGTGTTTCGTTAGCTTGTTGAGTTAACTTACCTGCATCCAAGTTGTCCAAGTCTTTTTGAGCTTGGTTTTGCTGTGCAATCGCTGCATCATTATTTTGTTTAGCTTCATCTTTAGCGGCGTTGGCCTTATCAGCTTCCGTTTGTGCAGCAGTTTGTTTGGCTTGTGCATCCGCCGTCGTCTGTTGCGCACTAGTTGCTGTTTGAGCCGCCTTATTAGCAGCATCTTGCGTATTAGTCACTTGATTGTTGGCAGCCGTCACGTTAGCTTGTGCAGCATTCTGAGCAGCCTGAGTCTGGTTGACCAACTGTTGCGCGGTAACTTGTTCCTTCTTGAGACTATCAACGGTCAGACCGTCATAGTCCGCTTGCTTGGCATCAACCTGACTTTGTGCGGTTGCGACTGTCTGCTTGGCGATGTTCGCGTTGTGAGTGGCCTGATTGGTACTAGTCGTTTGGGATTGAACTGTCGTTGTAGCTTGATCAACTACCTGCTGTGCTTGGTGCATCGCATCCTGCGCATTGGTCAAGTGCGTCCCCGCCTGTTGGACAGTAGTTTGGGCTTGTTTGATATTTTCGGGTGTCGCCTGGTTCTTAATTTGTTGAGCAGCATTAACGTTGGTCGTCGCCGTAGCAACCTTGTTAGTAGCGGTAGTCGCGCGATTTTTAGCCGCATCTAGCTTGTCTTGCGCATTCTTCGCCGCATTAGTCTTATCAGTCACCAGCTGATGGGCAGTCGCTTGGTTAACTTGTGCTTGCTGGACGTGCTGCTGAGCTTGTTCGATTGTTTGCGCACTGGTAGTCACAGTTGCAGACTGATGGTCAGTCGGCTTGGTGGCGGCCTTGGCGTTAGTCGTTGCGGCCATCCCCGCGCCGGTCGCAATTACGCCAACTAAAGTTGTAACGGATAGTGATGTCAATTTACTCATTGTTATGAATACTCCTTTTATTAGTGTCTAAAGTTGATACAGTTTAATACTGGAAAACATTGGATTGGCGACAAAAAAATATCACGAAACGAGTTAACTAGTTTCCTTGTCGCCTACTCACACGCTAACCCACCTCGATACAGTTGGTGTTGAAACTAAACCAAATTGAATGCCGCTTTCACCCCCGACCTTCATCAACAGCCGCTAACTAGCGAAAAAGTTAACAGTAGTAAACAATAAAGCGGACTGAATCCTAGAATAACCACCACACTATACTTCTGATAGTATCAAACGTGCCCAAAAATAACAAGCAAACACGCGTATTGTACATTAGTAATCACGTACGACCTGATTATGTCTGCCTAGTTAATGTTTGTCAGTCATTTTGAAGGCCAGCACACATCGCGCAACAAAAAGGACCGATTCATCTTCGAATCGGTCCTCCAGTTTATTTAGATTGTCGCTCTTTCAGCAACCAGGCTTACCATTCATAATCGGTCGCGTCCTGTAGTCCCCGGCCAGTCGCCTTGTCCAACATGATGCGTTGCTCAAAGTGGGCGACATTCCGCTTCGTCTCCTTGACCATATCAGGGTTGACTGAAACATAATCGATACCGCTTTGAATCAAGAAATTAGTGAATTCTGGGTATTCGGATGGGGCTTGACCACAAATCGAAACGGTCTTACCATCCTTGTGCGCCGTCTTGATCAAGTGCCGAATGGCCCGTTTAACAGCCAAATTCCGTTCATCAAAGAGGTGCGCGACCGTATCATTGTTCCGGTCACAACCAAGAATCAACATTGCCAAATCATTCGAGCCAATCGAGTAACCATCCACGAACTGGTTGAATTGATCAGCCAGAATAATGTTGGTTGGGATTTCAGCCATCATATAAACCTTAAAGTCCGCGCCACGAACTAAACCTTCATTACGCATGATGGTCGTGACTTTTTCAGCTTCATCAACGGTCCGAACAAATGGGATCATGACGTTCAAGTTCTTCAGGCCAAACTCGTTACGAACCTTCTTGACCGCAGCTAATTCCAGCTTGAAAGCTTCGATATACTTCGGATCGTAATACCGTGAAGCACCCCGCCAGCCTAACAAATCAGCTGGTTCGTGCGGTTCGTACTTGTCGCCACCCTTTAAGTTCCGATACTCACTGGACTTAAAGTCTGAGAACCGTAAGACAACCGGCCGTGGTGCCATTGCCCGAACCACTTTGGCAATCCCATCTGCCAACATATTGACCACTTTTTCAGGATGACCCTGTTCAATCAAGTATAGTGGGTGTTCGTGAATGAAGGTCGTCCAGAGGAATTCTTCACGCATCAACCCGATTCCATCGGCTGGCAAACTAGAATACTTCTCGGCCAAGTCAGGATCACCTAAGTTCATCATGACACCCGTGGCCGTTGGTGCAAAGCTTTCAGCAGCCACCACTTGACCTGCAGCGGCCGTGGTACCGGACTTCGGTTTGAGCATGCTGGCAACCTTACCTTGGTAAACGACCCCGTTTTTGGCATCGACGGTTACCACGTCACCGGTCTTCAAAACATCCGTTGCGGCAACTTCCTTACTCTTAGTCCCAACGATACATGGAATCTGCATTTCACGCGACACAATCGCAGCATGGCAGGTCATCCCACCATTATTCGTGACGATTGCGGCCGCTTTCTTCATCGCAGGCACCCAGTCAGGTGAAGTCATCAAGGTAACTAAGATTTCGCCCTTCTTGAATTGGTCAATGTCCTTTGGGTTATCGATGACGTGAACAACACCGCTGGCTAAACCAGGACTAGCTGGTAACCCCCGGACGACCACTTTTGCATCCGCTTCATCGACCACGTCAGCATCGTCCTCAGCGTCCTTCTGCTTGTTGCGTTGTGACCATACCGTTTCAGGCCGGGCTTGCACGATCCATAAGCGATTGGTATTCGTGTCTAAGGCGTATTCCATGTCCATGTAGCAGCCATAGTGCCGTTCGATTTCCTTCGCGTAGCCGGCTAATTCGATCACTTGGGCATCCGTTAAGACTGGTTGACCTTGCAGTTCTTCGGGAACGGGTTCTTCCTTAGTCCCACCGCCTGGTAACCGTGTCAACTGAACAGGTTGCTTGATGATGTTCTTTTCAACGATTTTCATCGATTGCTTATCGATAACAAAGTGGTCTGGGGTGACTTTCCCTAACACGATGTATTCACCTAAACCATAAATCGCATCAATGACGATTTTAGACGCGTCACCATCAGCCACGTTAACGGAGAATATGATTCCTGAGGCCTTTGAGAAGACCATCATCTGAATCGCAGCGGACAGCGCCACTTTTTCATGTGGGAAATGCTGCTTGTGACGATAGTAAGTCGCCCGGTCAGTAAAGAGTGAAGAATAGCATTGTTGCACCCGGTTGACAACGTCCGCAGCCCCTTTGATATTTAAGTATGATTCTTGTTGACCTGCAAATGAGGCATTTGGCAGGTCTTCAGCGGTCGCAGATGACCGAATCGCCACGAAGGGATCCGTTTGACCGACTTTTTCAGCTAACTGGGCATACGCCGCTTCAATATCAGCGGCTAAGTCCGCGGGCATCGTCGCGCCGACGATCAAATTACGAATTTCTTCGCAGACCCGATGCAATTCATCAGAATTTTCATAATCCGAGATACTTTCTAGGAGCGCATTCACCCGATCGTTTAAACCAGTCTGGTGCATGAAATACTGGTATGCGCGTGCGGTGGTCGCAAAACCATATGGTACGGGAACGTCCATCGAGGATGTCATTTCACCCAGTGACGACGATTTCCCGCCCACCAGGTTCACATCTTCGCGGTGCAATTCATCAAACCATAAAACGTTTGCTGTGTCACGACTACTCATAAGATTACCTCCCTGTATTTCTTCGCTTGAATAATAATGATTGACAATCTAAAGTTAACTTCTGTAAGCGTTTACATTAACCAACTATATTGTAGTTCATTTTTGCACAAAGTAAAACCTATTTTCATAAATTTTCGAGATAAATATGATTAGTGTTGTTGATTAATCACTAACAAAAAAATTAATGTAACGCTTGTAAGTTAAGGGATGCCGAACCACCTTATTTTCATAATCATCCCACTTAGAGCAGTTAGCCCCAGTAAAATTAATGAATTAACAAACTTACTTCACAAGTTGGAATTTCGAGTCAAACAGTGTGACCAGTCGACACCCTCCCCACGGGGCAATTTTTACCGTGTTGGCACTGATTATGTGCAGATCGAGTCAATGTCAAAAAGCGGTGACGCTTGCCGTGTGCACGCGCCACCATGGGCACTAACTGCAAATCGCTTGCATCGTCGCATGTCAAATTTGGTTGGCTCCGCTGAAAAGTCGCATTGCTAAGCGATGATTCTTGCGACTCATTCAAATTAAGCTTACCTTATAACCATACCTGTTTACAGGACTAAAAACGATAACGAGGAGCTTTGCAATGTCCATTAATGATAGATTTACACTAACGCCGAGTGACCAACAACTCGCCATAGACCAGCATTTCATATCCATCATACACGCGCTATCACGCTTCGAA encodes:
- a CDS encoding SEC10/PgrA surface exclusion domain-containing protein; protein product: MSKLTSLSVTTLVGVIATGAGMAATTNAKAATKPTDHQSATVTTSAQTIEQAQQHVQQAQVNQATAHQLVTDKTNAAKNAQDKLDAAKNRATTATNKVATATTNVNAAQQIKNQATPENIKQAQTTVQQAGTHLTNAQDAMHQAQQVVDQATTTVQSQTTSTNQATHNANIAKQTVATAQSQVDAKQADYDGLTVDSLKKEQVTAQQLVNQTQAAQNAAQANVTAANNQVTNTQDAANKAAQTATSAQQTTADAQAKQTAAQTEADKANAAKDEAKQNNDAAIAQQNQAQKDLDNLDAGKLTQQANETQTAIDQGKQNISDTQQSLSQTTTNKANADKDVANKTTNVTTANNAVSQAQNNVNSATTVQSNAQTTLNQRQQAVADLQSQLAAMPTLKVDKVGWEKAVNGLVPGDQIVAMTDAEYEAYYKKWVVYGREFLGVTYLNNPFSSTAPDDNTKFTNINQLTKKQYEELVNYALNIVNQARRIWRGDNNELKTQTIDMVLASDAAQVYSDENVNIAATPTHLGSEIDDIAAKYHVGIIDDTGSYTWMGEELGETAINNGIKVNGTITLAEIKEQLYEDLVLMLFGDGGPNSWGHFYALMGGSKESDSYPNQYYMGIAFDKFGHLHLTTRADANIHGTTPDTTPIASAPTVTHLNQSLAIAQAAQNTAQINLNNAKASLTAANDTLATARQDATNAQSALNAAKTKQTQFASQMTALNNKLNSLKTKLANDTTSLAKIKSELANLADAQAAQQKVLDNAKARVQATSATLATATANANAKTAALKSASQTLSAAKQVQAIAEGNAQSALNAAKTKQTQFASQMTALNNKLNSLKTKLANDTTSLAKIKSELANLADAQAAQQKVLDNAKARVQATSATLATATANANAKTAALKSASQTLSAAKQVQAIAEGNAQSAANTAKEAVGKAQHAVEALTNANQHVVAAKAQLSAITDKLNNFASLKQHSLNELTSAQELLSTAKTQLKQANDVLNTQQQKLDVANHSLDAAKLALDKATQFVNQRQAEYDAAKAHLSKLNHADETLVSAKVALEAAKTQLATSQTDYQAAKEHAADAQQELTDAQTAAADADQAYTHAEKVLQTLELQASLEVPTVTEKLQQSVDAVAEAVVDEAQADSVSDTPSTIDQTGVTIATANVAATGHNTAKTENVAPSLTHLTPHTPAHSTTAGTLPQTGEASENRVAVLGLTLLSLLLSGLTLGRVTSKRRIH
- the ppsA gene encoding phosphoenolpyruvate synthase, with protein sequence MSSRDTANVLWFDELHREDVNLVGGKSSSLGEMTSSMDVPVPYGFATTARAYQYFMHQTGLNDRVNALLESISDYENSDELHRVCEEIRNLIVGATMPADLAADIEAAYAQLAEKVGQTDPFVAIRSSATAEDLPNASFAGQQESYLNIKGAADVVNRVQQCYSSLFTDRATYYRHKQHFPHEKVALSAAIQMMVFSKASGIIFSVNVADGDASKIVIDAIYGLGEYIVLGKVTPDHFVIDKQSMKIVEKNIIKQPVQLTRLPGGGTKEEPVPEELQGQPVLTDAQVIELAGYAKEIERHYGCYMDMEYALDTNTNRLWIVQARPETVWSQRNKQKDAEDDADVVDEADAKVVVRGLPASPGLASGVVHVIDNPKDIDQFKKGEILVTLMTSPDWVPAMKKAAAIVTNNGGMTCHAAIVSREMQIPCIVGTKSKEVAATDVLKTGDVVTVDAKNGVVYQGKVASMLKPKSGTTAAAGQVVAAESFAPTATGVMMNLGDPDLAEKYSSLPADGIGLMREEFLWTTFIHEHPLYLIEQGHPEKVVNMLADGIAKVVRAMAPRPVVLRFSDFKSSEYRNLKGGDKYEPHEPADLLGWRGASRYYDPKYIEAFKLELAAVKKVRNEFGLKNLNVMIPFVRTVDEAEKVTTIMRNEGLVRGADFKVYMMAEIPTNIILADQFNQFVDGYSIGSNDLAMLILGCDRNNDTVAHLFDERNLAVKRAIRHLIKTAHKDGKTVSICGQAPSEYPEFTNFLIQSGIDYVSVNPDMVKETKRNVAHFEQRIMLDKATGRGLQDATDYEW